From Bacillota bacterium:
AATAAGCGATTCTTGCACTATTGCCGGTTGGCAAAGAGGCAGAAACCGCTTGATTTAAGGGCTTTCTGCTGTCATAGGCTGGCTGCGGAAGGCCTTTCTTTCGTTTGTAGATTATGCTTTGCAAGGGTATCTGCCTTGCTACTGACTCCATCACTATGGTCTTTGCACCCCCTCTTAGTCGGCAACCGAGGAACTGTAAATCTGCTTTGTCGATGTTACGTACGTTCTGCTTTCATCATGCAGGAGGTGGTGTTTATATTTATCGCTTGAGTTTGCCTGATTTATGAGCGTCTCTACATAGTCAAGCAAATCGTCTTTCAGCTTTTGGCGTTCTGGCTTGTCAACATACCATACCGATTTCTGACCATGTCCAACACCATTATTGCGTGCTGAGTGCAGCAACTGTTTAACACGGTCATTCCGATCAATCAGAATCGCATTTTCCACGTTGCAGACAATGTTATATTCGGCAAAGACGCTTTGCCCATTAATTTCAATTACTCGTGTGCTTCTATCATCATTCACAGGTTCAGCGTAGACACGAGCGTGCTGATAAAAACCACAGACTATCCGACCCTCTGATTCACGGGAACAAGTGAAGACTACAAAAACATCATCAATGTAGTCTCCAAGTGCATCGTGGTTACTTGCATTCGATATTCAGGGCAGATTAATTTTCCCGTAAGGTGGTGTATATCCATAACACTTTCCGTTGTCATGCCGGAGGTTAAAAATCTCGTGGCCATATCCATTTTGCTCGACAAATCTACCACCACCCTTGAGATTTGCCTCAAGACCGTTGTATTCATCCATTTCGGTAAGGTTGATGAACACAATCTTGCTGCGGTTAATGCTTATGTTCTGCATCGGCATTCTCCTTTTTGAATTATATGTAACTTTTCTATATGTGCAGGAACAAGTCAATATTATCTCGCATGGTAAGTGACAAATTCAATTTGCATTTAACCCGAATGCTCTGCTCCCTAAAGTCTCTTTCCACCAAGATTCGCGTTCTAAGATAATATGCTTGTCCACGCGAGCGTTGTAATACTCCAAGATTGCGTATTGAAGGTTTTGCTTAACATAATCAAACCCGGAATCTTCAACTATTTCTTTGAGTAGCTTGTTACCTCCATGACCATTGACTACATAGTTTGACCAGCGCTGCAGAAGCATACCATTTTCACCATATGCCGAACCGACATACTGTTTTCCGCTGCACTTGTCGGTAATAAGATAGACAGCTTTTTGTTTTTCCAAAGCTGCAACCCAATCCTTCTTATGATTATGTACTATGGTTGAGAGCTGTTCATAAGATAATCGAACCTTGTCGTATCCCGGAAAATCTACCCCATCAAATATACTTGGTAAGATTTGCTCGACTACCAATTCGTCTATAATATTTTTTGCATAAACAACTTGAGTTTGATGTGTTTTTCGGTATTTTACTATAACACGCCCGAAATAAGGCATATAGTCTAACAATTCTTCGCCTTCGTAATTTACTCCGTCGTTTACCCCCAGCTCCCGTGTAACCCTTTTTATAGTTGAAAGAAGCCAAGTATTCCATGACAGCTGGAAAAGGCAAAGCGCAATCTCTCCAACATTGAAGTACCGACGCTTTGCTCTCCAAAACAGCCAAATAGTATTTACATCATCGGGATTGCGGAGATAGGCTTCCATAGGCTCTATCTCACCATTATATTGATTGAATTTAACCTTTGCTCTATCTAAATCCGATTGATTTAGATGTAGTAAGTCGTTTAATAACAATGGTTTCTGCATGATTTCTCCTCCCAACAAGGAAATCGTACTTGCTATTCGTTGCATAAAATGAACAAAGCTTCTAATTTCAACATAATTTAAATTTCACCCCCATTTTCAATACCAAAAATGTTATATTTCTTATTGATAACCTCACTCGCATCATCTGTAAATAAATCAGTTGTGTTAAGTCCATCCCTTTTCTTTGATAATTGTTATCGATAAGGTTTCCAACCACACATCTTCATTAAACTGGCTTATTGATATAGTTTTGATTTCAGGCCGCAAATAATTCTGATATTTTATTTTTAGATCGTTAGTAATATCAATTCTGCTATACTTCGCCTCCGCAAAAGAGTGATTTATTGCTATATAATAATGATTCCGGTGCGAAAACCAGGCCCAAATCCTGCTTCTTTCACCAAAATGGACTGCAACCAACACAATTTCCATTTTATGGGGCCAACTACGGCTAATTTACAGTAATACTCCTGCCGTTCTGAGGGTTTTACCCTCATTTCATCCC
This genomic window contains:
- a CDS encoding GIY-YIG nuclease family protein, with protein sequence MQKPLLLNDLLHLNQSDLDRAKVKFNQYNGEIEPMEAYLRNPDDVNTIWLFWRAKRRYFNVGEIALCLFQLSWNTWLLSTIKRVTRELGVNDGVNYEGEELLDYMPYFGRVIVKYRKTHQTQVVYAKNIIDELVVEQILPSIFDGVDFPGYDKVRLSYEQLSTIVHNHKKDWVAALEKQKAVYLITDKCSGKQYVGSAYGENGMLLQRWSNYVVNGHGGNKLLKEIVEDSGFDYVKQNLQYAILEYYNARVDKHIILERESWWKETLGSRAFGLNAN